One window of the Fusobacterium sp. IOR10 genome contains the following:
- a CDS encoding ATP-binding protein, with product MKKNEIKLLVSSALENLSVIRSLIKTYLNLHNIEDRNIMEILTIVDELATNVVEHGYQYQPGELIITVEKDNNIIRLVVEDNGIGFDDEKLSKEEGGMGLKIAKKMSDNFKIEKKLNGTKFKVEKKIKEGN from the coding sequence TTGAAAAAGAATGAAATAAAACTTCTTGTTTCTTCAGCTTTAGAAAATCTTTCCGTTATTAGATCATTAATAAAAACTTATTTAAATCTTCACAATATAGAAGATAGAAATATTATGGAGATTTTGACAATAGTGGATGAACTTGCAACAAATGTTGTAGAACACGGGTATCAATATCAACCTGGAGAGTTAATAATCACAGTTGAAAAGGATAATAATATTATAAGGTTGGTAGTAGAAGATAATGGGATTGGTTTTGATGATGAGAAATTAAGCAAAGAAGAAGGCGGAATGGGTCTAAAGATAGCAAAAAAAATGTCAGATAACTTTAAAATTGAGAAAAAGCTAAATGGAACTAAATTTAAAGTTGAAAAAAAAATTAAGGAGGGTAATTAA
- a CDS encoding STAS domain-containing protein, with the protein MDANFNILERKEGEVVVIEVAGELDALVAPKLKEKISKEMENGETKFIINFKELVHINSLAMGILRGKLKSTKEIGGDIKLSNLNDHIKSIFEMIGLDEIFEIFENEKEALDSFKK; encoded by the coding sequence ATGGATGCGAATTTCAATATATTAGAAAGAAAAGAAGGAGAAGTTGTTGTAATAGAAGTAGCTGGAGAACTAGATGCTTTAGTAGCCCCTAAATTAAAAGAAAAAATTTCAAAGGAAATGGAAAATGGGGAAACTAAGTTTATTATAAATTTTAAAGAATTAGTTCACATTAATAGTTTGGCAATGGGAATATTAAGAGGAAAATTAAAATCTACAAAGGAAATAGGTGGAGATATAAAGCTTTCAAACTTAAACGACCATATTAAATCTATATTTGAAATGATTGGGTTAGATGAAATATTTGAAATATTTGAAAACGAAAAAGAGGCTTTAGATAGCTTTAAAAAATAA
- the rny gene encoding ribonuclease Y encodes MGYALGIGTGILGFAIIFAIVYKKSTIDKKILELRDMEDEQLKAQIKSKEIIKNAEAEANILRKDIELKAKETIFHLKEEADKEIKIAKNEMLQKDLRLTKKEENLDNKLEKIEEKTSRLEEKSKELETKSLEIGKLIEREENELERISGLSKEEAKELLIVKLKDNLVHESAVAIKEYEARLKETKDNISKRILSTVIGKAASEYVVDSTVSVVNLPNDEMKGRIIGREGRNIRTIETLTGVDIIIDDTPEAVVLSSYDGVKREIAKRAIEKLIADGRIHPGKIEELVNKSKKEIEKDILEAGEQALIEVGVQGVHPEIIKVLGRLKYRTSYGQNVLVHSIEVAKLASNLAAELGANTKLAKRAGLLHDIGKVLTHETESSHAIIGAEFLKKYGEKEPVINAVKAHHNEVEPSTVEAVLVQAGDAVSASRPGARMETLSSYLKRLSDLEEIAKSFKGVESSYAIQAGREIRIIINPDVVNDDEATVMARDMAKKIEETMQYPGQIRVTILRETRATEYAK; translated from the coding sequence ATGGGTTATGCACTAGGGATAGGTACTGGGATACTAGGATTCGCAATAATTTTTGCTATAGTATACAAAAAATCAACAATAGATAAAAAAATATTAGAATTAAGAGATATGGAAGATGAGCAATTAAAAGCTCAAATAAAATCAAAAGAAATAATAAAGAATGCTGAGGCAGAAGCAAATATTTTAAGAAAAGATATAGAATTAAAGGCTAAAGAAACAATTTTTCATTTAAAAGAAGAAGCAGATAAAGAAATAAAAATAGCTAAAAATGAGATGCTTCAAAAAGATTTAAGATTAACAAAGAAAGAAGAAAACTTAGATAACAAATTAGAAAAAATAGAGGAAAAAACTTCTCGTTTAGAAGAAAAATCAAAAGAATTAGAAACTAAAAGCCTTGAAATTGGAAAATTAATAGAGAGAGAAGAAAATGAATTAGAAAGAATTTCAGGACTTTCAAAGGAAGAAGCTAAAGAATTATTAATTGTTAAATTAAAGGATAATTTAGTTCATGAATCAGCTGTTGCAATAAAAGAATATGAAGCTAGATTAAAAGAAACTAAAGACAATATTTCCAAAAGAATACTTTCAACTGTTATAGGAAAAGCAGCATCTGAATATGTTGTAGATTCAACAGTATCAGTTGTTAATCTTCCAAACGATGAAATGAAAGGAAGAATCATAGGTAGAGAAGGAAGAAATATAAGAACAATAGAAACTTTAACAGGGGTAGATATAATAATAGATGACACTCCAGAAGCAGTGGTTCTTTCAAGTTACGATGGTGTTAAGAGAGAAATAGCAAAAAGAGCTATCGAAAAATTAATAGCTGATGGTAGAATACATCCGGGAAAAATTGAAGAATTAGTTAATAAATCTAAAAAAGAAATTGAAAAAGATATATTAGAAGCAGGGGAACAAGCTTTAATAGAAGTTGGAGTACAAGGTGTACATCCTGAAATAATAAAAGTATTAGGTAGATTAAAATATAGAACAAGTTATGGACAAAATGTATTAGTGCATTCAATAGAAGTAGCTAAGTTAGCATCAAATTTAGCAGCTGAATTAGGAGCAAATACTAAACTTGCAAAAAGAGCAGGATTGTTACATGATATAGGTAAAGTTTTAACACATGAAACAGAATCTTCTCACGCAATTATAGGTGCAGAATTCTTAAAGAAATATGGAGAAAAAGAACCAGTTATAAATGCAGTTAAGGCTCATCATAACGAAGTTGAACCAAGTACTGTGGAAGCTGTATTAGTTCAAGCTGGAGACGCTGTGTCAGCATCAAGACCAGGAGCTAGAATGGAAACACTATCATCTTACTTAAAAAGATTATCAGATTTAGAAGAAATTGCTAAATCTTTTAAAGGTGTAGAATCATCTTATGCTATACAAGCTGGAAGAGAAATTAGAATCATAATTAATCCAGATGTTGTAAATGATGATGAAGCAACAGTTATGGCAAGGGATATGGCTAAAAAAATAGAAGAAACTATGCAATATCCAGGACAAATAAGAGTTACTATTTTAAGAGAAACTAGAGCAACAGAATATGCAAAATAA